A window of Apium graveolens cultivar Ventura chromosome 8, ASM990537v1, whole genome shotgun sequence contains these coding sequences:
- the LOC141676465 gene encoding auxin-induced protein 22D-like, with amino-acid sequence MESVITHEGLNLKETELRLGLPGSHKSEKETIYSSRNNKRAVPDSVEDRESVSDGKHETVPPSKAQVVGWPPIRSYRKNCLQQKKIVTETGTYVKVSMDGAPYLRKVDLKVYKCYEELLEALENMFKLTIGQYSEREGYKGSEYAPTYEDKDGDWMLVGDVPWDMFVSSCKRLRIMKGSEAKGLGHDVQH; translated from the exons ATGGAAAGTGTTATTACACATGAAGGTCTCAACCTAAAGGAAACTGAACTTAGGTTGGGATTACCGGGGAGCCATAAGTCAGAGAAAGAAACAATCTACAGCTCAAGAAACAATAAGAGAGCTGTGCCTGATTCAGTTGAGGACCGGGAATCAGTTTCAGATGGAAAACATGAGACTGTGCCACCTTCAAA GGCACAAGTAGTTGGATGGCCACCAATCAGATCTTACAGGAAAAATTGCCTACAACAGAAAAAGATTGTTACAGAAACAGGAACTTATGTAAAAGTAAGCATGGATGGAGCACCGTATCTTAGGAAGGTCGACTTGAAGGTTTATAAGTGCTACGAAGAGCTCCTTGAGGCTTTAGAAAACATGTTTAAACTCACCATAGGTCAGTACTCAGAGAGGGAAGGTTACAAAGGATCTGAATACGCACCCACTTACGAAGATAAAGATGGTGACTGGATGTTGGTTGGTGATGTTCCGTGGGA CATGTTTGTGTCATCTTGCAAAAGACTTAGGATAATGAAAGGATCAGAAGCTAAAGGTTTAGGACACGATGTCCAACATTAG